From Haloarcula sp. CBA1127, a single genomic window includes:
- a CDS encoding trimeric intracellular cation channel family protein: MTDPFAVMNAIGLVGFAFVGAAKAIEERYDVFGVTVVGVMTALGGGTTRDLLLNRVPNSLQSPGEVALSLLGVTAAVLFVHFLDDGHQHPVVLTADAIGLAAFSTTGALLGQQASLPVFAVVALATVNAAGGGAISDLLLGRTPFILRQDFYASCAVIGGLTFWALAQIGVSVSVASAGCALAVLLARGLGIGRGWSLPTVQAWERRDAQ, from the coding sequence GTGACCGATCCGTTTGCGGTGATGAACGCTATCGGGCTGGTCGGGTTCGCGTTCGTCGGCGCAGCGAAAGCCATCGAAGAGCGCTACGACGTGTTCGGCGTCACGGTCGTCGGCGTAATGACGGCGCTGGGTGGCGGGACGACGCGGGACCTGCTGTTGAACAGAGTGCCGAACTCCCTGCAGTCTCCCGGTGAGGTCGCCCTGTCACTCCTTGGTGTCACCGCCGCTGTGCTGTTCGTGCATTTCCTCGACGACGGCCACCAGCACCCGGTGGTCCTGACGGCCGACGCCATCGGGTTGGCCGCGTTCTCGACCACCGGGGCGCTGCTGGGCCAGCAGGCCAGCCTCCCGGTGTTCGCCGTCGTCGCGCTGGCGACGGTCAACGCGGCCGGCGGCGGCGCGATATCGGACCTGCTGTTGGGCCGAACGCCCTTTATTCTCCGCCAGGACTTCTACGCGTCCTGTGCTGTTATCGGCGGCCTCACCTTCTGGGCGCTGGCACAGATTGGCGTCAGCGTCAGCGTAGCATCGGCCGGGTGCGCACTCGCGGTGCTGTTGGCCCGAGGGCTGGGCATCGGTCGCGGGTGGTCGCTCCCGACGGTGCAGGCGTGGGAGCGACGCGACGCACAGTAG
- a CDS encoding 4Fe-4S dicluster domain-containing protein, which translates to MSTDQQDEQGEEDTLVNVADGVDHQVAMVMDLNKCIGCQTCTIACKNLWTEDGGSEYMYWNNVETKPGEGYPRGWEDSGGGWESGEHSDRSPGEIPDEEDYGRAWEFNHEEIMYEGSDEPLRPRDGAEWGPNWDEDQGAGEYPNSYYFYLPRICNHCTHPSCVEACPRSALYKRQEDGIVLVDQDRCRGYRYCVEGCPYKKVYYNTVSKKSEKCIFCYPRIEGEGPEGETFAPACAEECPPQLRLVGFLDDEEGPIHKLVNEYEVALPLHPEFRTQPNVYYIPPFAPGQHTEDGETVDIDRIPRQYLRNLFGDSVDEALDTIDAHRQRVRQGGESELMELLQDKNPAKQYRLEVFDDE; encoded by the coding sequence ATGAGTACCGACCAACAGGACGAACAGGGCGAGGAGGACACGCTGGTCAACGTCGCCGACGGCGTCGACCACCAGGTCGCGATGGTGATGGACCTGAACAAGTGCATCGGCTGCCAGACGTGTACAATCGCCTGCAAGAACCTCTGGACGGAGGACGGCGGCAGCGAGTACATGTACTGGAACAATGTCGAAACCAAGCCCGGCGAGGGCTACCCCCGCGGCTGGGAGGACTCCGGCGGTGGCTGGGAATCGGGCGAACACTCGGACCGCTCGCCCGGTGAGATTCCCGACGAGGAAGACTACGGCCGCGCCTGGGAGTTCAACCACGAGGAAATCATGTACGAGGGCAGCGACGAACCGCTGCGGCCCCGCGACGGCGCGGAGTGGGGGCCGAACTGGGACGAGGACCAAGGGGCCGGCGAGTACCCCAACAGCTACTACTTCTACCTCCCGCGCATCTGCAACCACTGCACCCACCCGTCCTGTGTCGAGGCCTGCCCACGCTCGGCGCTGTACAAGCGCCAGGAGGACGGCATCGTCCTCGTCGATCAGGACCGTTGCCGGGGCTACCGCTACTGCGTCGAGGGGTGTCCGTACAAGAAGGTGTACTACAACACCGTCTCGAAGAAATCCGAGAAGTGCATCTTCTGCTACCCCCGCATCGAGGGGGAAGGCCCCGAGGGAGAGACGTTCGCCCCGGCCTGTGCCGAGGAGTGCCCGCCCCAGCTCCGGCTGGTCGGCTTCCTCGACGACGAGGAAGGACCCATCCACAAGCTCGTCAATGAGTACGAGGTGGCCCTGCCGCTCCATCCGGAGTTCCGCACGCAGCCCAACGTCTACTACATCCCACCCTTCGCCCCCGGCCAGCACACGGAGGACGGCGAGACGGTCGATATCGACCGGATTCCCCGCCAGTACCTCCGGAACCTGTTCGGCGATAGCGTCGACGAAGCGCTCGACACTATCGACGCCCACCGGCAGCGCGTTCGACAGGGTGGAGAGAGCGAACTGATGGAACTGCTTCAGGACAAGAACCCGGCTAAACAGTACCGACTGGAGGTGTTCGACGATGAGTGA
- a CDS encoding YihY/virulence factor BrkB family protein, translating into MRFSRARTEEVLRALVHEIRAERLTFMAGSIAYHAFLSILPLLLLVLTFVQRTENVTLRASIVGIMETVLTTQASGIIQQGLTEADASVSALGVGFLLWGSLRIFRGLDTAFSDIYETGASNTFFDQLGDGLLLLVTVAVAILSASALGSVLPEAGSGPLWAVASGLVRAAGLFVVFYPMYYIFPDTDVSPLEVVPGVAFAAIGLTVAQVLFTAFKSGSTGGNIIASILVLLSWLYIIGLVILLGAAINAVLSNRSADVDIDPVVGDHRQQHTARETTMSREALLAELEALADRFQQAQGPITVEIADERTEIDCPETATVDRSSDVFGLDQSVALTLRWWPSEK; encoded by the coding sequence ATGCGTTTCAGTCGCGCCCGTACGGAGGAGGTTCTGCGGGCTCTCGTTCACGAAATCAGGGCGGAACGGCTCACGTTCATGGCTGGCTCGATAGCCTATCATGCGTTCCTGTCGATTCTTCCGCTGTTATTGCTGGTGTTGACCTTTGTCCAGCGGACGGAGAACGTCACGCTACGGGCCTCCATCGTCGGCATCATGGAGACCGTTTTGACCACACAGGCAAGCGGCATCATCCAGCAGGGACTGACCGAGGCCGACGCGTCCGTGTCGGCGCTGGGCGTGGGCTTTCTTCTCTGGGGCTCGCTGCGAATTTTCCGGGGGCTGGACACAGCCTTCTCGGACATCTACGAGACGGGCGCGTCGAACACCTTCTTCGACCAGCTCGGCGACGGGCTGCTACTACTCGTGACCGTCGCGGTGGCGATACTCAGCGCCAGCGCGCTCGGCAGCGTCTTACCCGAGGCCGGGAGTGGCCCGCTGTGGGCGGTCGCCAGCGGGCTGGTCCGGGCCGCCGGCTTGTTCGTCGTCTTCTATCCGATGTACTATATTTTCCCAGACACGGACGTCTCACCGCTTGAAGTCGTTCCCGGTGTCGCGTTCGCCGCAATCGGGCTTACTGTCGCGCAGGTCCTCTTTACCGCGTTTAAGTCTGGCTCGACGGGCGGGAACATCATCGCCAGCATCCTCGTCCTACTGAGCTGGCTGTACATCATTGGGCTGGTGATACTGCTCGGGGCGGCCATCAACGCCGTTCTCTCGAACCGCTCTGCGGACGTGGATATCGACCCTGTCGTTGGCGACCACCGCCAGCAGCATACTGCTCGGGAGACGACGATGTCCCGCGAGGCGCTGCTGGCCGAACTTGAGGCACTTGCCGACCGTTTCCAGCAGGCACAGGGGCCAATCACCGTCGAAATCGCCGACGAGCGTACCGAAATCGACTGCCCGGAAACCGCGACCGTCGACCGTTCGTCGGACGTGTTCGGTCTGGACCAATCGGTCGCGCTCACACTCAGATGGTGGCCAAGCGAAAAATAG
- a CDS encoding molecular chaperone TorD family protein yields the protein MATTPTDPMDDLDENAAARGAVYATLAKAFEYPEESFHSAAADGTLEADLRACLDQSGLDVAAPALTTDDDYETLAARYNDIFELGYSEYTDRTDGSLEAEGPPVPLYESKYRPDHSWNDVNLDLSRAYSHYGLEIDQDDRDNHDALTYELEFAGYLARREAAVGEDAAIARLDFHDRHLGHAAAGVADRLADEPGTDIYGGFGELLEAFVRADRNDLAERLEGER from the coding sequence ATGGCGACCACGCCAACCGACCCGATGGACGACCTCGACGAGAACGCGGCCGCCCGCGGTGCGGTGTACGCGACGCTCGCCAAAGCGTTCGAGTACCCCGAGGAGTCGTTCCACAGCGCGGCGGCCGACGGGACGCTGGAAGCCGATTTGCGAGCGTGTCTCGACCAGTCAGGCCTTGATGTGGCCGCCCCGGCACTGACCACTGACGACGACTACGAGACGCTCGCGGCCCGCTACAACGACATCTTCGAACTCGGCTACAGCGAGTACACGGACCGGACCGACGGCTCGCTCGAAGCGGAGGGACCGCCGGTCCCGCTGTACGAGTCCAAGTACCGGCCGGACCATTCCTGGAACGACGTGAACCTCGACCTGTCGCGTGCCTACAGTCACTACGGCCTGGAGATCGACCAGGACGATCGGGACAACCACGACGCGCTGACCTACGAGCTGGAGTTCGCGGGCTATCTGGCCCGCCGTGAAGCCGCCGTCGGCGAGGACGCCGCGATCGCTCGGCTGGACTTCCACGACCGGCACCTCGGCCACGCAGCGGCCGGCGTCGCGGACCGACTGGCCGACGAGCCAGGGACCGACATCTACGGCGGCTTCGGCGAACTGCTGGAGGCGTTCGTCCGGGCCGACCGCAACGACCTCGCGGAACGGTTGGAGGGTGAGCGATGA
- the dsrO gene encoding sulfate reduction electron transfer complex DsrMKJOP subunit DsrO, giving the protein MTNYGLVIDQERCIGCQACAVSCKQENNVPMGQFWNRVLTKGGDKMDTPSGGYPEDGGSGSLDMQYQPTACQHCENAPCVKVCPVNATYTRDDGIVEIDYDKCIGCRYCMAACPYNARVFNWDEPEHMPEEGTGDVAARPQGVVEKCTFCSHRVDEGLDPACVVNCPADARIFGDLDDEGSTVSKYINEYETDQLLEDRGTNPKTHYISGEMSPGRPQTSDKMESELDDVSPWSDGAEDVPAEAGESDSSGSGGSHHSIEGDAAPHVPAVGSGGDD; this is encoded by the coding sequence ATGACGAACTATGGCCTCGTAATCGACCAGGAGCGGTGTATCGGCTGTCAGGCATGCGCAGTGTCGTGTAAACAGGAGAACAACGTCCCAATGGGGCAGTTCTGGAACCGCGTCCTGACGAAGGGCGGCGACAAGATGGACACCCCGTCAGGTGGCTACCCCGAAGACGGCGGCAGCGGGTCGCTGGATATGCAGTACCAGCCGACGGCGTGCCAGCACTGCGAAAACGCGCCCTGTGTAAAGGTCTGTCCGGTCAACGCGACGTACACCCGCGACGACGGGATCGTCGAAATAGACTACGACAAGTGCATCGGCTGTCGCTACTGCATGGCCGCCTGCCCGTACAACGCGCGGGTGTTCAACTGGGACGAACCCGAGCATATGCCCGAAGAGGGAACGGGCGACGTTGCCGCCCGGCCACAGGGCGTCGTCGAGAAGTGTACGTTCTGTAGCCATCGCGTCGACGAGGGACTCGACCCGGCCTGTGTCGTCAACTGTCCCGCCGACGCGCGCATCTTCGGCGACCTCGACGACGAGGGGAGCACCGTCTCGAAATACATCAACGAGTACGAGACGGACCAGCTCCTCGAAGACCGCGGGACGAACCCGAAGACACACTACATCAGCGGCGAGATGAGTCCCGGTCGGCCACAGACGTCGGATAAAATGGAGAGCGAACTCGACGATGTCTCTCCGTGGTCCGACGGGGCCGAGGACGTGCCAGCTGAGGCCGGTGAAAGCGACAGCAGTGGCTCGGGTGGAAGCCACCACTCCATCGAGGGTGATGCCGCTCCACACGTCCCAGCAGTGGGGTCCGGAGGTGATGACTGA
- a CDS encoding ethylbenzene dehydrogenase-related protein, producing MADHRRTLTLTAVLSALIVVSTVAAPMVSARPAHEIPVSEVSTADLAEPNADGWAEVPASDVPLSSAPSSVPNADDTSVEAVDVQAARTDERLYVRLEWHDATRDRNASATREFADAVAVQFPANTSSRPPIAMGGPDNRVNVWYWSGSTGTQELLAGGAGSTTPFENPTVRTNASYTGTGGNATWAVVYSRQLDAPSENRTDLRTDGDLDVAFAVWNGSNGERSGQKAVSEWHYYPFSGGPQGPPYETLLWTLAGIAIVAVVGVTSFGIYRTRGAE from the coding sequence ATGGCTGACCACCGACGCACACTCACACTCACAGCGGTGCTTTCGGCGCTCATTGTCGTTTCGACGGTGGCCGCGCCGATGGTGAGCGCCCGGCCAGCACACGAAATCCCGGTTTCGGAGGTATCGACGGCCGACCTCGCCGAACCAAATGCGGACGGCTGGGCAGAGGTTCCGGCCTCGGACGTGCCGCTTTCGAGCGCCCCGAGTAGCGTCCCGAACGCCGACGACACGTCCGTCGAGGCGGTCGACGTGCAGGCGGCTCGGACTGACGAGCGCTTGTACGTCCGTCTGGAGTGGCACGACGCGACACGGGACAGGAACGCCAGCGCCACACGGGAGTTCGCCGACGCGGTCGCGGTCCAGTTCCCGGCGAACACGAGTTCCCGGCCGCCGATAGCGATGGGCGGCCCGGATAACCGGGTCAACGTCTGGTATTGGAGCGGATCGACCGGAACCCAGGAACTGCTGGCCGGCGGCGCAGGCTCAACCACGCCGTTCGAAAACCCGACCGTCCGGACGAACGCGAGTTACACCGGCACTGGCGGAAACGCCACCTGGGCGGTGGTCTACTCGCGCCAGCTTGACGCACCAAGCGAGAACCGGACCGACCTGCGAACCGACGGCGACCTCGACGTGGCCTTCGCCGTCTGGAACGGCTCTAACGGCGAGCGGTCCGGGCAGAAAGCAGTCAGCGAGTGGCACTACTACCCGTTCAGCGGCGGCCCGCAAGGTCCGCCCTACGAGACGCTACTGTGGACCCTCGCCGGCATCGCCATCGTCGCTGTCGTCGGCGTCACCAGCTTCGGCATCTACCGCACGCGGGGGGCCGAGTAA
- the nrfD gene encoding NrfD/PsrC family molybdoenzyme membrane anchor subunit, with protein MAADSSRIAIPAFGTKGKLWLGLLASLMVAGLVAWGYQLTTGLVATGMRNVFSWGLYIMMFVLFVGLSAGGLIISSAPKFFHSHRYEGFARLGVLVSLACIIVAGLLILPDIGRPERLYQFFTSPDFRSPMVWDFGIVILYGVLNLWYLWLLTRRDLAARGSPLALGVDDTADGRERDRTLMFWTAALALPTAVALHSVTGWIFATQIGRGDWFSPLVAPVFIAKALVSGLGLLLVVSVLADRLTNYEVDREELASLGKLLGIFLALHVVYLLAAERLPHAWADHFEFWAITSGFLIGESVYFWLWTVVGGAVPLVMLMIPSLRKRVSVIFTASLLAVFGTMFEGIRLVFTGYEVANIDLPPGISLGGEYAGITTDIWATAGAYTPTLVEVVVTLGIVAFGALIVTLGLKYVPIQRVDEQYATDGGTQERQ; from the coding sequence ATGGCCGCTGACTCATCCCGAATCGCGATTCCGGCCTTCGGAACGAAAGGAAAGCTGTGGCTCGGCCTGCTCGCGAGCCTCATGGTCGCTGGACTGGTAGCCTGGGGCTACCAACTCACCACGGGACTTGTGGCCACGGGGATGCGCAACGTCTTCTCGTGGGGGCTGTACATCATGATGTTCGTCCTGTTCGTCGGGCTGTCCGCCGGCGGGCTCATCATTTCGAGCGCACCGAAGTTCTTCCACTCACACCGCTACGAGGGGTTCGCGCGGCTTGGCGTACTGGTCAGCCTCGCCTGTATCATCGTTGCCGGCCTGCTCATCCTCCCAGACATCGGGCGGCCCGAGCGGCTCTACCAGTTCTTCACCTCGCCGGACTTCCGCTCGCCGATGGTGTGGGACTTCGGGATTGTCATTCTCTACGGCGTGCTAAACCTCTGGTATCTGTGGCTCCTGACGCGCCGTGACCTTGCTGCGCGGGGGTCGCCGCTCGCACTGGGTGTCGATGACACCGCCGACGGACGTGAGCGCGACCGCACGCTCATGTTCTGGACTGCAGCACTCGCACTCCCGACTGCGGTCGCCCTCCACTCCGTGACTGGGTGGATTTTCGCGACGCAGATCGGACGTGGCGACTGGTTCAGCCCCCTCGTTGCACCGGTGTTCATCGCCAAGGCGCTCGTCTCCGGCCTCGGATTGTTGCTGGTCGTGTCAGTCCTCGCAGACCGGCTCACGAACTACGAGGTCGACCGCGAGGAACTCGCGAGTCTCGGCAAGCTACTCGGTATCTTCCTCGCGCTGCACGTGGTGTACCTGCTTGCGGCCGAACGACTGCCCCACGCCTGGGCGGACCACTTCGAGTTCTGGGCCATCACCAGTGGCTTCCTCATCGGCGAGTCCGTCTACTTCTGGCTCTGGACTGTTGTCGGCGGCGCAGTCCCGCTTGTCATGCTGATGATCCCATCGCTCCGGAAACGCGTGTCGGTCATCTTCACCGCGAGCCTCCTCGCGGTCTTCGGCACGATGTTCGAAGGGATCCGGCTGGTGTTTACAGGATACGAGGTCGCCAACATCGACCTCCCACCGGGCATCTCGCTCGGTGGCGAGTACGCCGGCATCACGACCGACATCTGGGCGACTGCGGGGGCCTACACCCCGACGCTAGTCGAGGTGGTTGTCACCCTCGGTATCGTCGCCTTCGGCGCGCTCATCGTCACGCTCGGCCTCAAGTACGTCCCAATCCAGCGAGTCGACGAACAGTACGCGACTGATGGCGGCACACAGGAACGACAATGA
- a CDS encoding HEAT repeat domain-containing protein, protein MTGCHDDDEFEKHLEEDPDPQLDPERSPGLHTDIEALEDIEVSREDVTIGEATPEELAASDTEPVEDDAVASLLSDIEHGGKTDRRRAALELKDRASTDEIVAALARAATTDDDSDVRQFAVEALTAHGGERAAAVAVELLDDPDPWVRAEAVVTLDNVDREAHEDDIAAAIDDDHHAVRRNAAISLFKLRGEEMADLLLEQSRDDSERVREWAAHMLGGVDEDRARERLRELTDDPATVVRQTAERSLDVDPGRFRRQFGGALENDARLLPGEDRLNRMPDL, encoded by the coding sequence ATGACCGGCTGTCACGACGACGACGAGTTCGAGAAGCACCTCGAAGAGGACCCGGACCCGCAACTGGACCCCGAGCGCAGCCCGGGCCTGCACACCGATATCGAAGCGCTGGAAGACATTGAGGTGAGCCGCGAGGACGTGACCATCGGCGAGGCGACACCGGAAGAACTGGCCGCCAGCGACACCGAACCCGTCGAGGACGACGCGGTGGCGTCGCTGCTGTCGGATATCGAACACGGCGGGAAGACGGACCGTCGCCGCGCCGCTCTCGAACTCAAAGACCGGGCGTCCACCGACGAGATCGTGGCGGCGCTCGCCCGTGCTGCGACGACCGACGACGACAGCGACGTGCGCCAGTTCGCCGTCGAGGCGCTGACCGCCCACGGCGGCGAGCGGGCCGCGGCGGTAGCGGTGGAACTACTGGACGACCCCGACCCGTGGGTTAGGGCGGAAGCCGTCGTCACACTGGACAACGTCGACCGCGAGGCCCACGAGGACGATATCGCGGCCGCTATCGACGACGACCACCACGCAGTCCGGCGGAACGCGGCCATCTCGTTGTTCAAGCTTCGCGGTGAGGAAATGGCCGACCTGTTGTTAGAACAGAGCCGCGACGACAGCGAGCGGGTCCGTGAGTGGGCCGCTCACATGCTCGGCGGCGTCGACGAGGACCGCGCTCGCGAGCGACTGCGCGAACTCACCGACGACCCGGCCACCGTGGTCCGCCAGACCGCCGAACGGTCGCTCGACGTGGACCCCGGACGGTTCCGACGGCAGTTCGGCGGTGCGCTGGAGAACGACGCGCGACTACTGCCCGGCGAAGACAGACTCAATCGGATGCCCGACCTCTGA
- a CDS encoding molecular chaperone: MTGQTDTSTTRERSPERDIGSDGFRSDAAATYAVLAECWREPTEQLIEAIEAGELAPVVGDIGSADRHRLRTEYTRLFVGPAGPPCPPYESVYRDGEDPDALGPVKGPATMAVVRWYREFGVQPAATHSDLPDHIATELEFAAYLAEAGFDEHLDQFFEEHLAVWADEFLEQVEAETRETFYASLATTTRAVIRQ, encoded by the coding sequence ATGACTGGACAGACTGACACCTCCACCACACGTGAGCGATCGCCCGAACGCGACATCGGGAGCGATGGGTTTCGGTCGGACGCCGCGGCGACCTACGCCGTCCTTGCCGAATGCTGGCGGGAGCCGACCGAACAGCTGATCGAAGCCATTGAGGCCGGTGAGTTGGCTCCGGTGGTCGGTGACATCGGCTCGGCCGACCGCCATCGTCTCAGGACCGAGTACACCCGACTGTTCGTCGGTCCAGCGGGACCGCCGTGTCCGCCCTACGAGAGCGTCTATCGTGACGGTGAGGACCCGGATGCACTCGGCCCGGTCAAGGGACCAGCCACGATGGCTGTCGTGCGCTGGTACAGAGAGTTCGGCGTCCAGCCCGCAGCTACCCATTCGGACCTCCCGGACCACATCGCCACGGAACTGGAGTTCGCCGCCTACCTCGCGGAAGCGGGCTTCGACGAACACCTCGACCAGTTCTTCGAGGAGCATCTCGCTGTTTGGGCTGACGAGTTCCTCGAGCAAGTCGAGGCGGAGACACGCGAAACCTTCTACGCGTCGCTGGCAACGACGACCCGAGCGGTCATCCGTCAGTAG
- a CDS encoding P-loop NTPase, protein MTDGTPTTLTDRIEAALRDVRDPNADLSVFDAGFVENIDATDGDVTIEADLTALDGGTSTQVVQAMLHAVDDVDGVESVHVERTTPTSEGQSGVESFDHVVAVASAKGGVGKSTVATHLACALAADNDVALFDADIHGPNVPELLEVSGPVHSSEEGDPLPVRAGDMDVMSVGLMESGAPLAWRGAMAHDALDDLFENTAWRNDEVLVLDLPPGTGDVVLTTLQEVPVDGVVVVTTPFHASVSDTSRTVELFRDNDVPVLGTVVNMAEYVCDCCGEPNDLFTGDALGDLDAEVLAELPFSHDLQGTPAPGDVPETVSDLGDAVESALDTAGEVGVDPTADIRDLPPQERKDLVRDQFTALDSGEPFVLVSDRDPTPVGQFLGQLAEAPREAFDPFEVRRETPEAWVLETVKP, encoded by the coding sequence ATGACTGACGGAACGCCCACTACACTGACCGACCGTATCGAAGCCGCACTGCGAGACGTGCGCGACCCGAACGCCGACCTCTCCGTGTTCGACGCGGGCTTCGTCGAGAACATCGACGCGACCGACGGCGACGTGACCATCGAGGCCGACCTGACCGCGCTGGACGGCGGGACAAGTACGCAGGTCGTTCAGGCGATGCTCCACGCGGTCGACGACGTGGACGGCGTCGAGAGCGTCCACGTCGAGCGGACGACACCGACGAGTGAGGGGCAAAGCGGCGTCGAGTCCTTCGACCACGTCGTGGCCGTCGCCAGCGCGAAAGGCGGCGTCGGCAAGTCGACGGTCGCCACACATCTGGCCTGTGCGCTGGCCGCTGACAACGACGTGGCCCTGTTCGACGCCGACATCCACGGGCCGAACGTGCCCGAACTGCTGGAGGTGAGCGGGCCGGTCCACTCCAGCGAGGAAGGCGACCCGCTCCCGGTCCGAGCGGGCGACATGGACGTGATGAGCGTCGGCCTGATGGAAAGCGGCGCGCCGCTGGCCTGGCGCGGCGCGATGGCCCACGACGCGCTCGATGACCTGTTCGAGAACACCGCCTGGCGTAACGACGAAGTACTGGTGCTCGACCTGCCGCCAGGGACGGGCGACGTGGTACTGACGACGCTGCAGGAGGTCCCCGTCGATGGCGTCGTCGTCGTCACGACGCCGTTTCATGCAAGCGTCAGCGACACCAGCCGAACCGTCGAGCTGTTCCGCGACAACGACGTGCCGGTGCTGGGAACCGTCGTCAACATGGCCGAGTACGTCTGTGATTGCTGTGGCGAACCGAACGACCTGTTCACCGGCGACGCGCTAGGAGACCTCGATGCGGAGGTACTGGCCGAACTCCCGTTCTCGCACGACCTGCAGGGGACGCCAGCACCCGGCGACGTGCCAGAGACTGTCAGCGACCTCGGGGACGCCGTCGAGTCCGCCCTCGACACCGCAGGCGAGGTGGGCGTCGACCCGACCGCCGATATTCGGGACCTGCCGCCACAGGAACGCAAGGATCTGGTTCGAGACCAGTTCACCGCGCTGGACAGCGGCGAGCCGTTCGTCCTCGTCAGCGACCGCGACCCGACGCCGGTCGGACAATTCCTAGGCCAGCTCGCGGAGGCCCCACGCGAGGCCTTCGACCCGTTCGAGGTCCGCCGGGAAACGCCCGAGGCCTGGGTGCTGGAGACAGTCAAGCCGTAG